From Ptiloglossa arizonensis isolate GNS036 chromosome 14, iyPtiAriz1_principal, whole genome shotgun sequence, the proteins below share one genomic window:
- the LOC143154389 gene encoding RING finger protein 207 isoform X1, which translates to MSRSVQKSRFLKRVLWLLVSRWPPLVWPTMASSGSAVDGVSVGVGENDGTTGVTGGGPRNPLICGVCHDYYNEPCLLSCFHTFCARCIRGPHLDGGKVSCPICGQQTQLKDGAQLPPPDQLIRQLVELANSENPPCANCDKRDKSTMFFCTTCGQALCTHCREHTHSAKMFSTHEVVHMSKCAKDTQRRCSTHGEQYIMYSQSAKCMLCAICYRDTPAEARLHCVDIESAWQQASKKMERTVNSICELQAGVRDGVLALKSQLDELRHSLDSENRTLNSFCQGMQEAITKTHNNVLTELQRQYETKERMVRSQLLSLGSALPVLQMHLMLCTAFTSGATKYQFLELAHPMLERLSRVAQLGHLSRPPLMTAHLKTNYRAEFARSLQPYVGQTSTPKESLYDQTHVLGQQEAPVIQQSSKIAQRIPTKGGTDCVPFSNHCRTFDTQLKELNQQLLMVKERLGELQRDVALLRRANTPPLGMRYENVAKDCRFLERQLEHHQMELERLGNVFDALWEKQLCRIHTEKDIFNSQMNDILSLRNQVKQLQDVAQQLEPFVKSFSTGVTAGEVNMAASDVAGNQDLQVLLDHLSRLQMQEPPQQPQTQAPTKEQRHPRTTATSADNALYMKETKEVPTRCRTPSSGVDAILDSSGNIVVYGSAKASEPKRGVFSQLAERARTKEDRKKSPGREEGRDRSQSRRSRKSPDGSKPKTPPGHSSASKVRSLYRSLKGGSGDTSAEGLDQPERCTEAQQPQSHMTAGDEGAYQRISEASSMGEAKKRVQAQVHAVPDEQPIPTSKGVKVYPVSDSEDVFYADEKASTEVRRRRRASCDSLSTTGSGSRRSSINDGTVGQSALDPRKTLVVLIGPTPKSSSLVQKQRSWETFPRLKSKRGSSAASEGAASSLGQLKKADSFEGHEEAVRTLVATMQETRSHLRHHHLHLHRHHRKNKTN; encoded by the exons ATGTCGAGGAGTGTCCAGAAGAGTCGGTTCTTGAAGCGCGTTCTCTGGCTTCTGGTTTCCAGGTGGCCGCCGTTGGTTTGGCCGACGATGGCGAGTTCGGGGTCGGCAGTCGACGGTGTCAGTGTCGGTGTCGGCGAAAACGATGGCACGACAGGTGTAACCGGTGGCGGGCCTAGGAATCCTCTTATCTGCGGTGTCTGCCACGATTATTACAACGAGCCCTGTCTGCTATCCTGCTTTCACACCTTTTGTGCCCGCTGTATCCGTGGCCCTCACCTTGACGGAGGAAAGGTCTCCTGTCCCATCTGCGG ACAACAGACGCAGCTGAAAGATGGGGCACAACTACCACCGCCCGATCAGCTGATACGTCAGCTAGTTGAGTTGGCAAACTCTGAAAACCCACCGTGCGCCAACTGTGACAAACGTGACAAGTCTACCATGTTCTTTTGTACAACATGTG GACAAGCACTGTGTACCCACTGCAGAGAGCACACTCACAGTGCAAAGATGTTTTCCACGCACGAGGTGGTGCACATGAGCAAATGTGCCAAGGATACTCAACGTCGTTGCTCGACTCATGGAGAACAATACATAATGTACAGTCAGAGTGCCAAGTGCATGCTCTGCGCTATCTGTTACCGCGACACTCCGGCGGAAGCGAGGCTCCATTGCGTGGACATCGAAAGTGCCTGGCAACAGGCGTCCAAGAAAATGGAACGGACGGTTAATTCGATTTGCGAGCTGCAGGCTGGCGTGCGAGACGGAGTGTTGGCTTTGAAATCGCAGCTGGACGAACTACGACACAGCCTGGACTCGGAGAATAGGACACTGAACTCGTTCTGTCAGGGAATGCAGGAGGCGATAACGAAGACCCATAACAACGTTCTCACGGAGCTTCAACGACAGTACGAGACCAAGGAGAGGATGGTCCGTAGCCAACTGCTTTCTCTAGGTAGTGCGCTTCCCGTACTACAGATGCATTTGATGTTGTGCACCGCCTTCACCAGCGGCGCGACGAAAtatcaatttctcgagttagcccaTCCGATGCTGGAGCGGTTGAGTCGTGTCGCTCAGTTGGGACACCTGTCAAGGCCACCGTTAATGACCGCTCACCTTAAAACCAACTACAGGGCCGAATTCGCCAGATCGCTGCAGCCGTACGTAGGTCAGACGTCGACACCGAAGGAATCGTTGTACGATCAGACTCACGTGTTGGGTCAACAGGAAGCACCAGTGATTCAG CAGAGCAGCAAGATTGCTCAAAGGATCCCAACGAAAGGCGGCACCGATTGCGTACCGTTTTCCAACCACTGCCGCACATTTGACACTCAACTGAAGGAATTGAATCAACAGTTACTTATGGTGAAGGAACGTTTAGGGGAGCTTCAACGCGATGTAGCTTTATTGAGAAGAGCGAATACTCCTCCATTGGGGATGCGTTACGAGAACGTGGCCAAGGATTGTCGGTTTCTCGAGCGACAATTGGAGCATCATCAGATGGAATTGGAACGGCTTGGAAACGTCTTCGACGCTTTGTGGGAGAAACAGTTGTGCAGAATTCACACAGAGAAAGATATCTTCAATTCTCAG ATGAACGACATTTTATCGCTGAGGAATCAGGTGAAGCAGCTTCAGGACGTTGCTCAGCAGTTGGAACCGTTCGTCAAATCCTTCTCAACCGGAGTCACCGCCGGTGAAGTGAACATGGCAGCCTCGGACGTGGCGGGTAATCAAGATTTGCAAGTGTTACTGGATCATTTGTCGCGCTTGCAAATGCAGGAACCACCGCAGCAACCGCAGACCCAAGCGCCGACGAAGGAACAACGACACCCGCGCACCACTGCCACCAGTGCCGATAACGCGCTCTACATGAAAG aaacgaaggaagtgcCAACGCGTTGTCGCACACCATCCAGTGGCGTTGATGCGATCTTGGATTCCAGCGGAAACATCGTCGTCTACGGATCGGCCAAGGCTTCCGAGCCGAAGAGGGGAGTCTTCAGTCAACTGGCAGAGAGAGCTAGGACTAAGGAGGATCGTAAGAAGTCTCCGGGCAGAGAGGAAGGTCGCGATCGCAGTCAAAGTCGACGATCCAGAAAGTCTCCGGATGGCTCGAAACCCAAGACACCGCCCGGTCACTCGTCAGCCAGCAAAGTACGCTCCCTGTACCGCTCTTTGAAGGGTGGTAGCGGTGATACGTCCGCCGAGGGACTCGACCAACCGGAAAGATGCACAGAGGCCCAACAACCACAGTCACACATGACTG CTGGTGACGAAGGGGCTTATCAACGAATTTCGGAGGCATCGAGCATGGGAGAGGCCAAGAAGCGTGTGCAGGCACAGGTGCACGCGGTACCCGACGAGCAACCGATCCCCACCAGCAAAGGTGTGAAAGTGTATCCGGTCAGCGACTCGGAGGACGTCTTCTACGCCGATGAGAAAGCCTCGACAGAGGTGAGGAGACGTCGACGAGCCAGCTGCGACAGTTTGAGCACCACCGGCTCCGGGAGCAGACGCTCGAGCATCAACGATGGGACGGTAGGTCAATCCGCGCTGGATCCCAGGAAAACACTGGTTGTTTTGATCGGGCCTACACCGAAGTCGTCGTCTCTGGTGCAGAAGCAGCGTTCCTGGGAAACATTCCCGCGATTGAAGAGCAAACGCGGCAGTTCTGCAGCCAGCGAGGGTGCTGCCTCGTCCCTTGGTCAACTGAAGAAAGCAGACAGCTTCGAGGGACACGAGGAAGCCGTGCGCACTTTGGTAGCAACAATGCAGGAGACCAGGTCGCATCTGCGTCATCATCACTTGCACCTTCATCGCCATCACCGGAAGAACAAGACGAACTAA
- the LOC143154389 gene encoding RING finger protein 207 isoform X2 — protein MSRSVQKSRFLKRVLWLLVSRWPPLVWPTMASSGSAVDGVSVGVGENDGTTGVTGGGPRNPLICGVCHDYYNEPCLLSCFHTFCARCIRGPHLDGGKVSCPICGQQTQLKDGAQLPPPDQLIRQLVELANSENPPCANCDKRDKSTMFFCTTCGQALCTHCREHTHSAKMFSTHEVVHMSKCAKDTQRRCSTHGEQYIMYSQSAKCMLCAICYRDTPAEARLHCVDIESAWQQASKKMERTVNSICELQAGVRDGVLALKSQLDELRHSLDSENRTLNSFCQGMQEAITKTHNNVLTELQRQYETKERMVRSQLLSLGSALPVLQMHLMLCTAFTSGATKYQFLELAHPMLERLSRVAQLGHLSRPPLMTAHLKTNYRAEFARSLQPYVGQTSTPKESLYDQTHVLGQQEAPVIQSSKIAQRIPTKGGTDCVPFSNHCRTFDTQLKELNQQLLMVKERLGELQRDVALLRRANTPPLGMRYENVAKDCRFLERQLEHHQMELERLGNVFDALWEKQLCRIHTEKDIFNSQMNDILSLRNQVKQLQDVAQQLEPFVKSFSTGVTAGEVNMAASDVAGNQDLQVLLDHLSRLQMQEPPQQPQTQAPTKEQRHPRTTATSADNALYMKETKEVPTRCRTPSSGVDAILDSSGNIVVYGSAKASEPKRGVFSQLAERARTKEDRKKSPGREEGRDRSQSRRSRKSPDGSKPKTPPGHSSASKVRSLYRSLKGGSGDTSAEGLDQPERCTEAQQPQSHMTAGDEGAYQRISEASSMGEAKKRVQAQVHAVPDEQPIPTSKGVKVYPVSDSEDVFYADEKASTEVRRRRRASCDSLSTTGSGSRRSSINDGTVGQSALDPRKTLVVLIGPTPKSSSLVQKQRSWETFPRLKSKRGSSAASEGAASSLGQLKKADSFEGHEEAVRTLVATMQETRSHLRHHHLHLHRHHRKNKTN, from the exons ATGTCGAGGAGTGTCCAGAAGAGTCGGTTCTTGAAGCGCGTTCTCTGGCTTCTGGTTTCCAGGTGGCCGCCGTTGGTTTGGCCGACGATGGCGAGTTCGGGGTCGGCAGTCGACGGTGTCAGTGTCGGTGTCGGCGAAAACGATGGCACGACAGGTGTAACCGGTGGCGGGCCTAGGAATCCTCTTATCTGCGGTGTCTGCCACGATTATTACAACGAGCCCTGTCTGCTATCCTGCTTTCACACCTTTTGTGCCCGCTGTATCCGTGGCCCTCACCTTGACGGAGGAAAGGTCTCCTGTCCCATCTGCGG ACAACAGACGCAGCTGAAAGATGGGGCACAACTACCACCGCCCGATCAGCTGATACGTCAGCTAGTTGAGTTGGCAAACTCTGAAAACCCACCGTGCGCCAACTGTGACAAACGTGACAAGTCTACCATGTTCTTTTGTACAACATGTG GACAAGCACTGTGTACCCACTGCAGAGAGCACACTCACAGTGCAAAGATGTTTTCCACGCACGAGGTGGTGCACATGAGCAAATGTGCCAAGGATACTCAACGTCGTTGCTCGACTCATGGAGAACAATACATAATGTACAGTCAGAGTGCCAAGTGCATGCTCTGCGCTATCTGTTACCGCGACACTCCGGCGGAAGCGAGGCTCCATTGCGTGGACATCGAAAGTGCCTGGCAACAGGCGTCCAAGAAAATGGAACGGACGGTTAATTCGATTTGCGAGCTGCAGGCTGGCGTGCGAGACGGAGTGTTGGCTTTGAAATCGCAGCTGGACGAACTACGACACAGCCTGGACTCGGAGAATAGGACACTGAACTCGTTCTGTCAGGGAATGCAGGAGGCGATAACGAAGACCCATAACAACGTTCTCACGGAGCTTCAACGACAGTACGAGACCAAGGAGAGGATGGTCCGTAGCCAACTGCTTTCTCTAGGTAGTGCGCTTCCCGTACTACAGATGCATTTGATGTTGTGCACCGCCTTCACCAGCGGCGCGACGAAAtatcaatttctcgagttagcccaTCCGATGCTGGAGCGGTTGAGTCGTGTCGCTCAGTTGGGACACCTGTCAAGGCCACCGTTAATGACCGCTCACCTTAAAACCAACTACAGGGCCGAATTCGCCAGATCGCTGCAGCCGTACGTAGGTCAGACGTCGACACCGAAGGAATCGTTGTACGATCAGACTCACGTGTTGGGTCAACAGGAAGCACCAGTGATTCAG AGCAGCAAGATTGCTCAAAGGATCCCAACGAAAGGCGGCACCGATTGCGTACCGTTTTCCAACCACTGCCGCACATTTGACACTCAACTGAAGGAATTGAATCAACAGTTACTTATGGTGAAGGAACGTTTAGGGGAGCTTCAACGCGATGTAGCTTTATTGAGAAGAGCGAATACTCCTCCATTGGGGATGCGTTACGAGAACGTGGCCAAGGATTGTCGGTTTCTCGAGCGACAATTGGAGCATCATCAGATGGAATTGGAACGGCTTGGAAACGTCTTCGACGCTTTGTGGGAGAAACAGTTGTGCAGAATTCACACAGAGAAAGATATCTTCAATTCTCAG ATGAACGACATTTTATCGCTGAGGAATCAGGTGAAGCAGCTTCAGGACGTTGCTCAGCAGTTGGAACCGTTCGTCAAATCCTTCTCAACCGGAGTCACCGCCGGTGAAGTGAACATGGCAGCCTCGGACGTGGCGGGTAATCAAGATTTGCAAGTGTTACTGGATCATTTGTCGCGCTTGCAAATGCAGGAACCACCGCAGCAACCGCAGACCCAAGCGCCGACGAAGGAACAACGACACCCGCGCACCACTGCCACCAGTGCCGATAACGCGCTCTACATGAAAG aaacgaaggaagtgcCAACGCGTTGTCGCACACCATCCAGTGGCGTTGATGCGATCTTGGATTCCAGCGGAAACATCGTCGTCTACGGATCGGCCAAGGCTTCCGAGCCGAAGAGGGGAGTCTTCAGTCAACTGGCAGAGAGAGCTAGGACTAAGGAGGATCGTAAGAAGTCTCCGGGCAGAGAGGAAGGTCGCGATCGCAGTCAAAGTCGACGATCCAGAAAGTCTCCGGATGGCTCGAAACCCAAGACACCGCCCGGTCACTCGTCAGCCAGCAAAGTACGCTCCCTGTACCGCTCTTTGAAGGGTGGTAGCGGTGATACGTCCGCCGAGGGACTCGACCAACCGGAAAGATGCACAGAGGCCCAACAACCACAGTCACACATGACTG CTGGTGACGAAGGGGCTTATCAACGAATTTCGGAGGCATCGAGCATGGGAGAGGCCAAGAAGCGTGTGCAGGCACAGGTGCACGCGGTACCCGACGAGCAACCGATCCCCACCAGCAAAGGTGTGAAAGTGTATCCGGTCAGCGACTCGGAGGACGTCTTCTACGCCGATGAGAAAGCCTCGACAGAGGTGAGGAGACGTCGACGAGCCAGCTGCGACAGTTTGAGCACCACCGGCTCCGGGAGCAGACGCTCGAGCATCAACGATGGGACGGTAGGTCAATCCGCGCTGGATCCCAGGAAAACACTGGTTGTTTTGATCGGGCCTACACCGAAGTCGTCGTCTCTGGTGCAGAAGCAGCGTTCCTGGGAAACATTCCCGCGATTGAAGAGCAAACGCGGCAGTTCTGCAGCCAGCGAGGGTGCTGCCTCGTCCCTTGGTCAACTGAAGAAAGCAGACAGCTTCGAGGGACACGAGGAAGCCGTGCGCACTTTGGTAGCAACAATGCAGGAGACCAGGTCGCATCTGCGTCATCATCACTTGCACCTTCATCGCCATCACCGGAAGAACAAGACGAACTAA
- the LOC143154389 gene encoding RING finger protein 207 isoform X3 — protein sequence MSRSVQKSRFLKRVLWLLVSRWPPLVWPTMASSGSAVDGVSVGVGENDGTTGVTGGGPRNPLICGVCHDYYNEPCLLSCFHTFCARCIRGPHLDGGKVSCPICGQQTQLKDGAQLPPPDQLIRQLVELANSENPPCANCDKRDKSTMFFCTTCGQALCTHCREHTHSAKMFSTHEVVHMSKCAKDTQRRCSTHGEQYIMYSQSAKCMLCAICYRDTPAEARLHCVDIESAWQQASKKMERTVNSICELQAGVRDGVLALKSQLDELRHSLDSENRTLNSFCQGMQEAITKTHNNVLTELQRQYETKERMVRSQLLSLGSALPVLQMHLMLCTAFTSGATKYQFLELAHPMLERLSRVAQLGHLSRPPLMTAHLKTNYRAEFARSLQPYVGQTSTPKESLYDQTHVLGQQEAPVIQQSSKIAQRIPTKGGTDCVPFSNHCRTFDTQLKELNQQLLMVKERLGELQRDVALLRRANTPPLGMRYENVAKDCRFLERQLEHHQMELERLGNVFDALWEKQLCRIHTEKDIFNSQMNDILSLRNQVKQLQDVAQQLEPFVKSFSTGVTAGEVNMAASDVAGNQDLQVLLDHLSRLQMQEPPQQPQTQAPTKEQRHPRTTATSADNALYMKETKEVPTRCRTPSSGVDAILDSSGNIVVYGSAKASEPKRGVFSQLAERARTKEDRKKSPGREEGRDRSQSRRSRKSPDGSKPKTPPGHSSASKVRSLYRSLKGGSGDTSAEGLDQPERCTEAQQPQSHMTAGDEGAYQRISEASSMGEAKKRVQAQVHAVPDEQPIPTSKGVKVYPVSDSEDVFYADEKASTEVRRRRRASCDSLSTTGSGSRRSSINDGTKQRSWETFPRLKSKRGSSAASEGAASSLGQLKKADSFEGHEEAVRTLVATMQETRSHLRHHHLHLHRHHRKNKTN from the exons ATGTCGAGGAGTGTCCAGAAGAGTCGGTTCTTGAAGCGCGTTCTCTGGCTTCTGGTTTCCAGGTGGCCGCCGTTGGTTTGGCCGACGATGGCGAGTTCGGGGTCGGCAGTCGACGGTGTCAGTGTCGGTGTCGGCGAAAACGATGGCACGACAGGTGTAACCGGTGGCGGGCCTAGGAATCCTCTTATCTGCGGTGTCTGCCACGATTATTACAACGAGCCCTGTCTGCTATCCTGCTTTCACACCTTTTGTGCCCGCTGTATCCGTGGCCCTCACCTTGACGGAGGAAAGGTCTCCTGTCCCATCTGCGG ACAACAGACGCAGCTGAAAGATGGGGCACAACTACCACCGCCCGATCAGCTGATACGTCAGCTAGTTGAGTTGGCAAACTCTGAAAACCCACCGTGCGCCAACTGTGACAAACGTGACAAGTCTACCATGTTCTTTTGTACAACATGTG GACAAGCACTGTGTACCCACTGCAGAGAGCACACTCACAGTGCAAAGATGTTTTCCACGCACGAGGTGGTGCACATGAGCAAATGTGCCAAGGATACTCAACGTCGTTGCTCGACTCATGGAGAACAATACATAATGTACAGTCAGAGTGCCAAGTGCATGCTCTGCGCTATCTGTTACCGCGACACTCCGGCGGAAGCGAGGCTCCATTGCGTGGACATCGAAAGTGCCTGGCAACAGGCGTCCAAGAAAATGGAACGGACGGTTAATTCGATTTGCGAGCTGCAGGCTGGCGTGCGAGACGGAGTGTTGGCTTTGAAATCGCAGCTGGACGAACTACGACACAGCCTGGACTCGGAGAATAGGACACTGAACTCGTTCTGTCAGGGAATGCAGGAGGCGATAACGAAGACCCATAACAACGTTCTCACGGAGCTTCAACGACAGTACGAGACCAAGGAGAGGATGGTCCGTAGCCAACTGCTTTCTCTAGGTAGTGCGCTTCCCGTACTACAGATGCATTTGATGTTGTGCACCGCCTTCACCAGCGGCGCGACGAAAtatcaatttctcgagttagcccaTCCGATGCTGGAGCGGTTGAGTCGTGTCGCTCAGTTGGGACACCTGTCAAGGCCACCGTTAATGACCGCTCACCTTAAAACCAACTACAGGGCCGAATTCGCCAGATCGCTGCAGCCGTACGTAGGTCAGACGTCGACACCGAAGGAATCGTTGTACGATCAGACTCACGTGTTGGGTCAACAGGAAGCACCAGTGATTCAG CAGAGCAGCAAGATTGCTCAAAGGATCCCAACGAAAGGCGGCACCGATTGCGTACCGTTTTCCAACCACTGCCGCACATTTGACACTCAACTGAAGGAATTGAATCAACAGTTACTTATGGTGAAGGAACGTTTAGGGGAGCTTCAACGCGATGTAGCTTTATTGAGAAGAGCGAATACTCCTCCATTGGGGATGCGTTACGAGAACGTGGCCAAGGATTGTCGGTTTCTCGAGCGACAATTGGAGCATCATCAGATGGAATTGGAACGGCTTGGAAACGTCTTCGACGCTTTGTGGGAGAAACAGTTGTGCAGAATTCACACAGAGAAAGATATCTTCAATTCTCAG ATGAACGACATTTTATCGCTGAGGAATCAGGTGAAGCAGCTTCAGGACGTTGCTCAGCAGTTGGAACCGTTCGTCAAATCCTTCTCAACCGGAGTCACCGCCGGTGAAGTGAACATGGCAGCCTCGGACGTGGCGGGTAATCAAGATTTGCAAGTGTTACTGGATCATTTGTCGCGCTTGCAAATGCAGGAACCACCGCAGCAACCGCAGACCCAAGCGCCGACGAAGGAACAACGACACCCGCGCACCACTGCCACCAGTGCCGATAACGCGCTCTACATGAAAG aaacgaaggaagtgcCAACGCGTTGTCGCACACCATCCAGTGGCGTTGATGCGATCTTGGATTCCAGCGGAAACATCGTCGTCTACGGATCGGCCAAGGCTTCCGAGCCGAAGAGGGGAGTCTTCAGTCAACTGGCAGAGAGAGCTAGGACTAAGGAGGATCGTAAGAAGTCTCCGGGCAGAGAGGAAGGTCGCGATCGCAGTCAAAGTCGACGATCCAGAAAGTCTCCGGATGGCTCGAAACCCAAGACACCGCCCGGTCACTCGTCAGCCAGCAAAGTACGCTCCCTGTACCGCTCTTTGAAGGGTGGTAGCGGTGATACGTCCGCCGAGGGACTCGACCAACCGGAAAGATGCACAGAGGCCCAACAACCACAGTCACACATGACTG CTGGTGACGAAGGGGCTTATCAACGAATTTCGGAGGCATCGAGCATGGGAGAGGCCAAGAAGCGTGTGCAGGCACAGGTGCACGCGGTACCCGACGAGCAACCGATCCCCACCAGCAAAGGTGTGAAAGTGTATCCGGTCAGCGACTCGGAGGACGTCTTCTACGCCGATGAGAAAGCCTCGACAGAGGTGAGGAGACGTCGACGAGCCAGCTGCGACAGTTTGAGCACCACCGGCTCCGGGAGCAGACGCTCGAGCATCAACGATGGGACG AAGCAGCGTTCCTGGGAAACATTCCCGCGATTGAAGAGCAAACGCGGCAGTTCTGCAGCCAGCGAGGGTGCTGCCTCGTCCCTTGGTCAACTGAAGAAAGCAGACAGCTTCGAGGGACACGAGGAAGCCGTGCGCACTTTGGTAGCAACAATGCAGGAGACCAGGTCGCATCTGCGTCATCATCACTTGCACCTTCATCGCCATCACCGGAAGAACAAGACGAACTAA
- the LOC143154389 gene encoding RING finger protein 207 isoform X5: MASLGQQTQLKDGAQLPPPDQLIRQLVELANSENPPCANCDKRDKSTMFFCTTCGQALCTHCREHTHSAKMFSTHEVVHMSKCAKDTQRRCSTHGEQYIMYSQSAKCMLCAICYRDTPAEARLHCVDIESAWQQASKKMERTVNSICELQAGVRDGVLALKSQLDELRHSLDSENRTLNSFCQGMQEAITKTHNNVLTELQRQYETKERMVRSQLLSLGSALPVLQMHLMLCTAFTSGATKYQFLELAHPMLERLSRVAQLGHLSRPPLMTAHLKTNYRAEFARSLQPYVGQTSTPKESLYDQTHVLGQQEAPVIQQSSKIAQRIPTKGGTDCVPFSNHCRTFDTQLKELNQQLLMVKERLGELQRDVALLRRANTPPLGMRYENVAKDCRFLERQLEHHQMELERLGNVFDALWEKQLCRIHTEKDIFNSQMNDILSLRNQVKQLQDVAQQLEPFVKSFSTGVTAGEVNMAASDVAGNQDLQVLLDHLSRLQMQEPPQQPQTQAPTKEQRHPRTTATSADNALYMKETKEVPTRCRTPSSGVDAILDSSGNIVVYGSAKASEPKRGVFSQLAERARTKEDRKKSPGREEGRDRSQSRRSRKSPDGSKPKTPPGHSSASKVRSLYRSLKGGSGDTSAEGLDQPERCTEAQQPQSHMTAGDEGAYQRISEASSMGEAKKRVQAQVHAVPDEQPIPTSKGVKVYPVSDSEDVFYADEKASTEVRRRRRASCDSLSTTGSGSRRSSINDGTVGQSALDPRKTLVVLIGPTPKSSSLVQKQRSWETFPRLKSKRGSSAASEGAASSLGQLKKADSFEGHEEAVRTLVATMQETRSHLRHHHLHLHRHHRKNKTN; encoded by the exons ATGGCGTCCTTAGG ACAACAGACGCAGCTGAAAGATGGGGCACAACTACCACCGCCCGATCAGCTGATACGTCAGCTAGTTGAGTTGGCAAACTCTGAAAACCCACCGTGCGCCAACTGTGACAAACGTGACAAGTCTACCATGTTCTTTTGTACAACATGTG GACAAGCACTGTGTACCCACTGCAGAGAGCACACTCACAGTGCAAAGATGTTTTCCACGCACGAGGTGGTGCACATGAGCAAATGTGCCAAGGATACTCAACGTCGTTGCTCGACTCATGGAGAACAATACATAATGTACAGTCAGAGTGCCAAGTGCATGCTCTGCGCTATCTGTTACCGCGACACTCCGGCGGAAGCGAGGCTCCATTGCGTGGACATCGAAAGTGCCTGGCAACAGGCGTCCAAGAAAATGGAACGGACGGTTAATTCGATTTGCGAGCTGCAGGCTGGCGTGCGAGACGGAGTGTTGGCTTTGAAATCGCAGCTGGACGAACTACGACACAGCCTGGACTCGGAGAATAGGACACTGAACTCGTTCTGTCAGGGAATGCAGGAGGCGATAACGAAGACCCATAACAACGTTCTCACGGAGCTTCAACGACAGTACGAGACCAAGGAGAGGATGGTCCGTAGCCAACTGCTTTCTCTAGGTAGTGCGCTTCCCGTACTACAGATGCATTTGATGTTGTGCACCGCCTTCACCAGCGGCGCGACGAAAtatcaatttctcgagttagcccaTCCGATGCTGGAGCGGTTGAGTCGTGTCGCTCAGTTGGGACACCTGTCAAGGCCACCGTTAATGACCGCTCACCTTAAAACCAACTACAGGGCCGAATTCGCCAGATCGCTGCAGCCGTACGTAGGTCAGACGTCGACACCGAAGGAATCGTTGTACGATCAGACTCACGTGTTGGGTCAACAGGAAGCACCAGTGATTCAG CAGAGCAGCAAGATTGCTCAAAGGATCCCAACGAAAGGCGGCACCGATTGCGTACCGTTTTCCAACCACTGCCGCACATTTGACACTCAACTGAAGGAATTGAATCAACAGTTACTTATGGTGAAGGAACGTTTAGGGGAGCTTCAACGCGATGTAGCTTTATTGAGAAGAGCGAATACTCCTCCATTGGGGATGCGTTACGAGAACGTGGCCAAGGATTGTCGGTTTCTCGAGCGACAATTGGAGCATCATCAGATGGAATTGGAACGGCTTGGAAACGTCTTCGACGCTTTGTGGGAGAAACAGTTGTGCAGAATTCACACAGAGAAAGATATCTTCAATTCTCAG ATGAACGACATTTTATCGCTGAGGAATCAGGTGAAGCAGCTTCAGGACGTTGCTCAGCAGTTGGAACCGTTCGTCAAATCCTTCTCAACCGGAGTCACCGCCGGTGAAGTGAACATGGCAGCCTCGGACGTGGCGGGTAATCAAGATTTGCAAGTGTTACTGGATCATTTGTCGCGCTTGCAAATGCAGGAACCACCGCAGCAACCGCAGACCCAAGCGCCGACGAAGGAACAACGACACCCGCGCACCACTGCCACCAGTGCCGATAACGCGCTCTACATGAAAG aaacgaaggaagtgcCAACGCGTTGTCGCACACCATCCAGTGGCGTTGATGCGATCTTGGATTCCAGCGGAAACATCGTCGTCTACGGATCGGCCAAGGCTTCCGAGCCGAAGAGGGGAGTCTTCAGTCAACTGGCAGAGAGAGCTAGGACTAAGGAGGATCGTAAGAAGTCTCCGGGCAGAGAGGAAGGTCGCGATCGCAGTCAAAGTCGACGATCCAGAAAGTCTCCGGATGGCTCGAAACCCAAGACACCGCCCGGTCACTCGTCAGCCAGCAAAGTACGCTCCCTGTACCGCTCTTTGAAGGGTGGTAGCGGTGATACGTCCGCCGAGGGACTCGACCAACCGGAAAGATGCACAGAGGCCCAACAACCACAGTCACACATGACTG CTGGTGACGAAGGGGCTTATCAACGAATTTCGGAGGCATCGAGCATGGGAGAGGCCAAGAAGCGTGTGCAGGCACAGGTGCACGCGGTACCCGACGAGCAACCGATCCCCACCAGCAAAGGTGTGAAAGTGTATCCGGTCAGCGACTCGGAGGACGTCTTCTACGCCGATGAGAAAGCCTCGACAGAGGTGAGGAGACGTCGACGAGCCAGCTGCGACAGTTTGAGCACCACCGGCTCCGGGAGCAGACGCTCGAGCATCAACGATGGGACGGTAGGTCAATCCGCGCTGGATCCCAGGAAAACACTGGTTGTTTTGATCGGGCCTACACCGAAGTCGTCGTCTCTGGTGCAGAAGCAGCGTTCCTGGGAAACATTCCCGCGATTGAAGAGCAAACGCGGCAGTTCTGCAGCCAGCGAGGGTGCTGCCTCGTCCCTTGGTCAACTGAAGAAAGCAGACAGCTTCGAGGGACACGAGGAAGCCGTGCGCACTTTGGTAGCAACAATGCAGGAGACCAGGTCGCATCTGCGTCATCATCACTTGCACCTTCATCGCCATCACCGGAAGAACAAGACGAACTAA